A genomic segment from Lignipirellula cremea encodes:
- a CDS encoding class I SAM-dependent methyltransferase, whose amino-acid sequence MDDASLAEVRRVFEQWAVYDAIIQNDYMEHPQLIAQLQEQFPAGAGPLRIIDLGCGDSWLASRGFALADVAHYRGIDLSTEAITRARRNLSTWEDRVELIAGDLLQVTQTLPAGSADVVLMSYSLHHFGPEQKRTVLSQATHLLAPGGRLVLIDQIRGEDESREAYLERLATEIEVNWTALTPDQLQISLDHIKASDYPETASWLAETIQSLQLQPVATLLPENPFYSGAVYRQP is encoded by the coding sequence ATGGACGACGCCTCGCTTGCTGAAGTACGCCGTGTTTTTGAACAGTGGGCCGTGTACGACGCCATCATTCAGAACGACTACATGGAGCATCCGCAACTCATCGCCCAACTGCAGGAACAATTTCCGGCCGGAGCCGGGCCGTTGCGGATCATCGACCTGGGTTGCGGCGACTCCTGGCTGGCCAGTCGTGGTTTCGCCCTGGCGGACGTCGCGCATTACCGGGGCATCGACCTGTCGACCGAAGCGATTACCCGGGCCCGGCGGAACCTGTCGACCTGGGAAGATCGGGTGGAGCTGATCGCCGGCGACCTGCTGCAGGTAACGCAGACGCTGCCGGCCGGCTCCGCCGACGTGGTGCTGATGAGCTACTCGCTGCATCACTTCGGACCGGAACAGAAGCGGACCGTGCTGAGCCAGGCGACCCACCTGCTGGCGCCCGGCGGACGGCTGGTGCTGATCGATCAAATCCGCGGCGAAGACGAATCCCGCGAGGCCTACCTGGAGCGACTGGCAACCGAAATCGAGGTGAACTGGACTGCCTTGACTCCGGACCAGCTGCAGATCAGCCTCGACCATATCAAAGCGTCGGACTATCCCGAGACAGCCAGCTGGCTGGCGGAGACAATCCAATCGCTGCAACTGCAGCCCGTTGCGACCCTGCTGCCAGAAAACCCGTTTTACTCCGGCGCCGTTTACCGCCAGCCGTAA
- a CDS encoding HD domain-containing protein yields the protein MSNSKLRRQIAWDAARLMYERYESEYFRAKLKAARRICRGWVKPADLPSNAEIRDLIQSFARMHEGDARVENLLEMRLEALRLMRVLERFRPRLIGSVLTGHVRRGSDIDLHLFSDSVEPIGAALEQEGLLYEVERKQVQKNGEQRVFTHIHVRDRFPFELTVYASNKAHFVFKSSITGKAIERASINELEQFLEAEYAHLDLDQALVEVEQKIDRFQLYESLLLPLENVVQSKKYHPEGDALYHSLQVFDLAREELPYDEEFLLAALLHDIGKGIDRDDHVGSGLEALGDYITERTAWLIEHHMTAHRILDGTIGVRAHRRLRESESYAELVLLSECDRDGRQRGVPASELDEALDYLRNLAETFGDG from the coding sequence GCCGGATCTGTCGCGGCTGGGTCAAACCGGCCGACTTGCCCAGCAACGCCGAGATCCGAGACCTCATCCAGTCCTTCGCCCGCATGCACGAAGGCGACGCCCGGGTGGAGAACCTGCTGGAGATGCGGCTGGAAGCGCTCCGCCTGATGCGGGTGCTGGAGCGGTTTCGTCCCCGGCTGATCGGCAGCGTGCTGACCGGCCATGTGCGCCGCGGGTCCGATATCGACCTGCATCTTTTCTCCGACAGCGTCGAACCGATCGGCGCCGCGTTGGAGCAGGAAGGGCTGCTCTACGAAGTGGAGCGGAAACAGGTGCAAAAGAACGGCGAGCAAAGGGTGTTTACGCATATCCATGTGCGCGACCGCTTTCCGTTTGAGCTGACCGTGTACGCCTCGAACAAAGCGCACTTTGTGTTCAAAAGCTCCATCACCGGCAAGGCGATTGAACGGGCCAGCATTAACGAGCTGGAGCAGTTCCTGGAGGCCGAGTACGCCCATCTCGACCTCGACCAGGCGCTGGTCGAAGTCGAACAGAAGATCGATCGCTTCCAGCTGTACGAATCGCTCCTGCTGCCGCTGGAGAACGTCGTCCAAAGCAAAAAGTATCACCCCGAAGGCGACGCCCTGTACCATAGCCTGCAGGTGTTTGATCTGGCCCGCGAGGAACTGCCGTACGATGAGGAGTTCCTGCTGGCCGCCTTGCTGCACGATATTGGCAAAGGGATCGACCGGGACGACCATGTCGGTTCCGGGCTGGAAGCACTGGGCGACTACATCACCGAGCGGACCGCCTGGCTGATCGAACACCACATGACGGCCCATCGCATCCTCGACGGCACCATCGGCGTGCGGGCCCACCGCCGTCTGCGGGAATCGGAAAGTTACGCCGAACTCGTCCTGCTCAGCGAGTGCGATCGCGACGGCCGGCAACGCGGCGTACCAGCCTCCGAACTTGACGAGGCCCTCGACTACCTCCGCAACCTCGCCGAAACCTTCGGCGACGGCTAA